Proteins encoded together in one Equus asinus isolate D_3611 breed Donkey chromosome 12, EquAss-T2T_v2, whole genome shotgun sequence window:
- the RBM12B gene encoding RNA-binding protein 12B, translating into MAVVIRLLGLPFIAGPVDIRHFFTGLTIPDGGVHIIGGEIGEAFIIFATDEDARRAISRSGGFIKDSSVELFLSSKAEMQKTIEMKRTDRIGRERPGSGASGVGSFSDFVEAIKEEESNSGYGSPINQGAGFHTNGTGHGDLRPRKTRPLKAENPYLFLRGLPYLVNEDDVRVFFSGLCVDGVIFLKHHDGRNNGDAIVKFASCIDASGGLKCHRSFMGSRFIEVMQGSEQQWIEFGGKAVKESDVPMRTEKHSPPRGINDRHFRKRSHSKSPRRTRSRSPLGFYVHLKNLSLSINKRDLRNFFRDTDLTNEQIRFLYKDERRTRYAFVMFKTLKDYNTALGLHKTVLQYRPVHIDPVSRKQMLKFIECYEKKRPVSIEKDRLGHVSQKYSQGGYSGQKLCIYIRNFPFDVTKVEVQKFFADFSLAEDDIYLLYDDKGVGLGEALVKFKSEEQAMKAERLNRRRFLGTEVLLRLISEAQMQEFGVNFSLMSSERMQDHSQSCERDDHSHSFDSNDPPVYLVGPSENFRHQEEDLRQLDNFRHPQGDFRQPDRHPPEDFRHSPEDFRCSPEDFRHPREEHFRQPPEEDFRCPWEEDFRYPQEEDWRRPPEEDFRRPPKEDFRRLPEEDWRRPPEGDFRQLPEDWRRPPEGDFRRLPPGEWRRPPEEDFRWPPEEDFKRLPEGDFRRPPEEDFRYSPEEDFRRSPEEDFRRPPQEHLRRPPPEYLKRPPQEHFRRPPQEHFRRPSQEHFRRPPQEHFRRPPQEHFRRPREEDFRHLPNEDFRGPPDEDFRHPPDEDFRSPPEEDFRCPDEDFRRLPEEDFREGPEEDPRLPDNFRPPGEDFRSPPDHFRSHRPFVNFGRPEGGKFDFAKRNMGSFPEGRFMPDPKLNCSSGRVTPIKIMNLPFKANVNEILDFFHGYRIIPDSVSIQYNEQGLPTGEAIVAMINYNEAVAAIKDLNDRPVGPRKVKLILL; encoded by the coding sequence ATGGCTGTAGTCATCCGTTTACTGGGGCTTCCTTTTATTGCGGGGCCTGTGGATATTCGTCACTTCTTCACGGGATTGACTATTCCTGATGGAGGAGTGCATATAATTGGAGGGGAAATTGGGgaggcttttattatttttgcaacaGATGAAGATGCAAGACGTGCCATAAGTCGTTCAGGAGGGTTTATCAAGGATTCATCTGTAGAGCTCTTTCTTAGTAGTAAGGCAGAAATGCAGAAGactatagaaatgaaaagaactgaTCGCATAGGAAGAGAGCGACCAGGATCTGGGGCATCAGGGGTTGGCAGCTTCTCTGATTTTGTTGAGGctattaaagaagaagaaagtaattCTGGATATGGTTCTCCGATTAATCAAGGTGCTGGGTTTCATACTAATGGTACAGGACATGGTGATTTAAGGCCAAGAAAGACACGACCGTTGAAGGCCGAGAATCCTTACTTGTTTCTACGAGGTTTGCCTTACTTAGTAAATGAAGATGACGTACGTGTCTTTTTCTCTGGTTTGTGTGTGGATGGAGTAATTTTCTTAAAACATCATGATGGCCGAAATAATGGTGATGCCATAGTAAAATTTGCTTCATGTATTGATGCTTCAGGAGGTCTTAAATGTCATAGAAGTTTTATGGGTTCAAGATTTATAGAAGTAATGCAAGGCTCAGAACAACAGTGGATTGAGTTTGGTGGTAAAGCAGTTAAGGAGAGTGACGTTCCTATGAGAACTGAAAAACATTCTCCACCAAGAGGAATTAATGATAGACATTTTCGAAAACGATCTCATTCAAAATCTCCCAGAAGAACACGTTCTCGTTCCCCTCTTGGATTTTATGTTCACTTAAAAAATCTGTCTCTAAGTATTAacaaaagagatttaagaaattTCTTTAGAGATACTGATCTGACTAATGAACAGATTAGGTTTTTATATAAAGATGAAAGAAGAACAAGATATGCCTTTGTGATGTTCAAGACTCTGAAAGACTATAACACTGCTCTGGGTTTACATAAGACTGTTTTACAGTATCGTCCAGTTCATATTGATCCAGTTTCTAGAAAACAAATGCTGAAGTTCATTGAATGTTATGAAAAGAAAAGACCAGTGTCAATAGAGAAAGACAGACTTGGACATGTTTCACAAAAATACTCTCAAGGAGGCTATTCTGGCCAGAAACTGTGCATATATATAAGAAATTTTCCATTTGATGTTACAAAAGTTGAAGTGCAAAAGTTCTTTGCAGACTTTTCTCTTGCTGAGGATGACATTTACTTGCTTTATGATGACAAAGGAGTTGGTCTGGGAGAAGCATTGGTGAAATTCAAATCAGAAGAACAGGCCATGAAAGCTGAACGTTTGAACCGACGAAGATTCTTGGGGACAGAGGTATTGTTAAGACTTATATCTGAGGCACAAATGCAGGAGTTTGGTGTAAATTTTTCCTTGATGTCCAGTGAGAGAATGCAAGACCATTCACAGTCATGTGAGAGAGATGATCATTCCCATTCATTTGATTCAAATGATCCACCAGTATACTTAGTTGGCCCTTCTGAAAACTTCAGGCATCAGGAAGAGGACTTGAGGCAACTGGACAATTTCAGACATCCCCAGGGGGATTTCCGACAGCCTGATAGGCACCCTCCAGAAGACTTTAGGCATTCCCCAGAGGACTTCAGGTGCTCCCCGGAAGACTTCAGGCACCCTCGCGAGGAGCACTTCAGGCAGCCTCCTGAGGAGGACTTCAGGTGCCCTTGGGAGGAGGACTTCAGATACCCTCAGGAGGAGGACTGGAGGCGGCCACCTGAGGAGGATTTCAGGCGGCCTCCCAAGGAGGACTTCAGGCGACTCCCTGAGGAGGACTGGAGGCGGCCCCCAGAGGGAGACTTCAGGCAACTACCTGAGGATTGGAGGCGGCCTCCTGAGGGGGACTTCAGGCGGCTTCCCCCAGGGGAATGGAGGAGACCACCTGAGGAGGATTTCAGGTGGCCCCCTGAAGAGGATTTCAAGCGACTTCCAGAGGGAGACTTCAGGCGACCTCCTGAGGAAGACTTCAGGTATTCTCCTGAGGAGGATTTCAGGCGTTCTCCTGAGGAGGACTTCAGGCGGCCACCCCAGGAACACCTCAGGCGGCCACCCCCGGAATACCTCAAGCGGCCACCGCAGGAGCACTTCCGGCGGCCACCACAGGAGCACTTCCGGCGGCCATCCCAGGAGCACTTCAGGCGGCCACCTCAGGAGCATTTCAGGCGGCCACCCCAGGAGCACTTCAGGCGTCCCCGAGAGGAAGATTTCAGGCACCTACCGAATGAAGATTTCAGGGGCCCTCCCGATGAAGACTTTAGACACCCTCCTGATGAGGACTTCAGGAGCCCCCCGGAGGAAGATTTTAGGTGTCCTGATGAGGACTTCAGGCGGCTCCCAGAGGAAGACTTCAGGGAAGGTCCAGAGGAGGACCCTAGACTTCCTGACAATTTTAGACCTCCTGGTGAGGATTTTAGGAGCCCACCTGATCATTTTAGAAGTCATCGCCCTTTTGTGAATTTTGGTCGCCCAGAGGGTGGCAAGTTTGATTTTGCAAAGCGTAATATGGGAAGTTTTCCTGAGGGGAGGTTTATGCCTGATCCAAAATTAAATTGTAGTTCAGGTAGAGTAACGCCTATTAAGATAATGAATCTTCCATTTAAAGCTAATGTTAATGAGATTCTAGACTTTTTCCATGGTTATAGAATCATTCCTGATTCAGTTTCAATACAGTATAATGAGCAAGGATTACCTACAGGGGAAGCCATTGTTGCTATGATAAACTATAATGAAGCTGTGGCTGCtattaaagacctaaatgatAGGCCAGTTGGTCCACGCAAAGTTAAGTTAATTTTGCTCTAA